A section of the Mesobacillus jeotgali genome encodes:
- a CDS encoding MotE family protein, translated as MAQSMEEKESQHESKFQGFLLVVAIPILFAIVVALVALSFLGINIFETAKDIGGKVPFISEIIKEDKQPSVEEFQKNIVSLEAEIKDREAKVEQLQSKIESKDTQLKRTELEKAQLQAQIEELTAIQEDNKRAFREIVKTYETMSAKSAAPIISNMKTEEAVKILTNIKPETLAAIMEKMPADEAAKYTELLTNETGSN; from the coding sequence TTCAGGGATTTTTGCTGGTTGTAGCAATACCCATTTTATTTGCGATTGTGGTCGCTTTGGTTGCCCTTTCTTTTCTTGGAATCAATATTTTTGAAACAGCCAAGGATATCGGCGGGAAGGTCCCTTTCATATCAGAAATCATAAAAGAGGATAAGCAGCCATCTGTCGAGGAATTTCAAAAGAATATCGTCAGTCTGGAAGCGGAGATAAAGGACCGTGAAGCCAAGGTGGAACAGCTTCAGTCCAAAATTGAAAGCAAGGATACACAGCTTAAAAGAACGGAATTGGAGAAAGCCCAGCTTCAGGCACAAATAGAGGAATTGACAGCGATCCAGGAAGACAACAAGCGAGCATTCAGGGAAATCGTCAAAACCTATGAAACGATGTCAGCCAAAAGTGCGGCACCGATTATTTCCAATATGAAAACAGAGGAAGCAGTTAAAATTCTGACTAATATAAAGCCTGAAACGCTTGCTGCGATTATGGAGAAAATGCCAGCTGATGAAGCGGCCAAGTATACAGAGTTATTAACAAATGAAACGGGCAGCAATTAA
- the flgD gene encoding flagellar hook assembly protein FlgD — protein MVNSINSSYLLSNLQKDRKAGSDILGKDDFLKILMTQLQNQDPLNPMQDKDFIAQMATFSTLEQITNMGKSIDRFVQAEQQNKMISYSQFVGREITWHKIETADGQETVRQGSGKVASVQFKEDTVAFLLEDGTELEPANISQINEVSSENQMLQASMLIGKTVTYLDENKQEKSASVLSVSFKNGKTSYVLDDENQTSIVSSQITKIQ, from the coding sequence ATGGTGAATTCAATTAATTCTTCTTATCTGCTTTCCAATCTTCAGAAAGATAGGAAAGCTGGTTCAGATATTCTGGGAAAAGATGACTTTCTGAAAATCCTGATGACACAGCTCCAGAATCAGGATCCTTTGAATCCGATGCAGGATAAAGATTTCATTGCCCAAATGGCAACCTTTTCAACCCTTGAACAGATTACAAATATGGGGAAATCCATTGACAGATTTGTGCAGGCTGAACAGCAAAACAAGATGATTTCCTATAGCCAGTTCGTAGGCAGGGAAATCACATGGCATAAGATAGAAACAGCCGACGGACAGGAGACAGTTCGGCAGGGAAGCGGAAAGGTCGCATCTGTCCAGTTTAAGGAGGATACCGTAGCATTTTTGCTTGAAGACGGTACAGAACTGGAACCGGCAAATATTTCTCAAATCAATGAAGTCTCAAGCGAAAATCAAATGCTTCAGGCTAGTATGTTGATTGGTAAAACCGTCACTTACCTTGACGAAAACAAACAGGAAAAATCCGCAAGTGTCCTGTCGGTGTCATTCAAAAATGGGAAAACATCTTATGTTTTAGATGATGAGAATCAAACAAGCATCGTTTCTTCACAAATAACAAAAATTCAATAA
- a CDS encoding flagellar hook protein FlgE, whose product MLRSMYSGISGMKNFQTKLDVIGNNIANVNTYGFKKGRVTFKDTMNQTISGASAATQNKGGKNPMQVGLGSTIASIDLIDTQSSLQTTGRALDLAISGDGYFVVKQGQSQMYTRAGNFYLDDNGTLVTGDGLKVQSLNEKGQLEDITVNVNALLPAKQTNELVMKGNLPKDAKGSSELLQQLKIVDDNGVEHVIDMAINPANAQNGLWNVTFTNKALENPTPIVPEPAQINLQGDRANLTLELDLGGETPFTVEVSIEDLTMNGGSMDANAYPDGNTQGALESFNIGSTGEINGVFSNGLVLTLGQLALAKFSNPSGLSKVGNNTFQESVNSGTANINVPGEGRGSIAAGALEMSNVDLSEEFTEMITAQRGFQANTRIITTSDEILQELVNLKR is encoded by the coding sequence ATGCTTCGTTCAATGTATTCAGGAATCAGCGGAATGAAAAACTTTCAAACGAAACTTGATGTCATCGGAAACAATATTGCCAATGTTAATACATACGGCTTCAAAAAAGGCCGTGTTACTTTTAAAGATACAATGAATCAAACCATCTCCGGGGCAAGCGCAGCGACACAGAATAAGGGCGGAAAAAACCCTATGCAGGTAGGTCTTGGCTCCACAATCGCCAGCATTGATTTAATCGATACCCAATCAAGCTTGCAAACTACAGGACGTGCACTTGACCTTGCGATATCAGGAGATGGCTATTTCGTAGTAAAACAAGGACAATCTCAAATGTATACACGTGCCGGTAACTTTTATCTTGATGATAATGGAACACTCGTTACTGGAGATGGATTGAAAGTTCAGTCCTTGAATGAGAAAGGTCAATTGGAAGATATCACCGTTAACGTGAATGCTTTATTGCCTGCAAAGCAAACAAATGAGTTAGTTATGAAAGGGAATCTACCTAAGGATGCAAAAGGTTCTTCAGAATTGCTTCAACAACTAAAAATAGTCGATGACAATGGCGTTGAGCATGTAATAGATATGGCTATTAACCCAGCAAATGCACAGAATGGGTTATGGAATGTAACATTTACTAACAAGGCATTAGAAAATCCAACCCCTATCGTTCCTGAGCCGGCACAGATAAATCTTCAAGGTGATCGTGCAAATCTCACATTGGAATTAGATCTTGGTGGGGAGACTCCATTCACTGTAGAAGTCTCTATTGAAGATTTGACGATGAATGGCGGCAGCATGGATGCGAACGCCTACCCTGATGGCAACACCCAGGGTGCGCTTGAAAGCTTCAATATTGGTTCAACAGGTGAAATTAACGGTGTCTTTTCAAATGGTCTTGTCCTTACTCTTGGACAATTAGCACTTGCCAAATTCAGCAATCCATCTGGCCTTTCTAAAGTAGGGAATAATACATTCCAGGAATCAGTGAACTCTGGTACTGCAAATATCAATGTTCCTGGTGAAGGGCGCGGGTCAATCGCGGCTGGTGCACTTGAAATGTCCAATGTGGATCTCTCTGAAGAGTTTACAGAGATGATTACAGCCCAGCGTGGTTTCCAGGCTAATACGAGAATCATTACTACATCTGATGAAATCCTCCAGGAGCTCGTAAACCTAAAACGATAG
- a CDS encoding TIGR02530 family flagellar biosynthesis protein produces MDKTNFRPIHSLPVSRPYQKPVKASNLSQAPFSLQLQSAIQSKSGLTISKHATERLEQRGIEISQDRWKRIGEKVSQAKAKGVSDSLVLLKDAALIVSAKNNTVITAMGRQEAAEQIFTNINGTIVMEN; encoded by the coding sequence ATGGATAAAACAAATTTTCGTCCAATTCATTCACTGCCTGTTAGCAGACCTTACCAAAAACCTGTTAAAGCCAGCAATTTATCGCAAGCACCTTTTTCCTTACAGTTGCAATCGGCAATTCAATCGAAGAGTGGGCTTACCATCAGCAAGCATGCAACTGAAAGACTTGAACAGCGGGGGATAGAGATATCACAAGACCGCTGGAAAAGGATAGGGGAAAAAGTCAGCCAGGCAAAGGCCAAGGGCGTGAGTGATTCGCTTGTTCTGCTAAAGGACGCAGCGCTTATTGTCAGTGCGAAAAACAACACTGTCATTACTGCAATGGGAAGACAGGAAGCAGCAGAACAAATTTTCACAAATATTAACGGCACCATAGTAATGGAAAACTAA
- a CDS encoding flagellar FlbD family protein, whose amino-acid sequence MIKVTKLNGKPFSINSLFIETVEAFPDTTITLTNGRKYVVRESEDEVAILMKNFYQSIGLLRGRLLEEKENEEE is encoded by the coding sequence GTGATCAAAGTAACTAAATTAAATGGTAAACCATTTAGTATCAATTCTTTATTTATTGAAACTGTTGAGGCCTTTCCGGATACCACAATTACGCTAACGAATGGCCGAAAGTATGTTGTCAGGGAAAGTGAAGATGAAGTGGCCATTTTAATGAAGAATTTTTACCAGAGTATCGGCCTTCTTAGAGGGCGGTTGTTGGAGGAAAAGGAAAATGAAGAAGAATAA
- a CDS encoding flagellar hook-length control protein FliK — MEIGGLGLVNTMAAGKQSVSGKSENAGSFAGMMATVVSGANSAKTAETSERESKSLAVLTDIADFLNTGDLLELEDGLKLLETLMADPGNILEQALSHLGVGVDQIQLLLQKWSGFNEGLPDSDPGSELLDSLTAMLAGIANLPQKQLASKLDANDAQVIKALKLFELMSKYADGYESKNSASIKESMQTINEGLTGLIKPDKGMAQTEYIQNRFTQLAKELNLMNAKKVTFSEGNSFIESSASIKSEGQTGAISFLPQMTKSEQLTLMMNGPDKPVSAEQLIKQFESILSRSQFMNSGGTQKLFIKLFPEHLGSIRIELFQKDQTMMARIITSSGTAKETLESQINGLKQAFAAQNLSVDRIEVSQQQSQQERFLNRDSQQQQERQPDNREREKKEDNGNFNLTFEEALLNTEA, encoded by the coding sequence ATGGAGATAGGCGGCCTTGGTTTGGTTAATACAATGGCAGCTGGTAAACAGTCTGTGTCCGGCAAGAGTGAAAACGCAGGCAGTTTTGCTGGCATGATGGCAACGGTTGTATCTGGAGCAAATAGCGCAAAGACAGCTGAAACATCAGAACGGGAGTCAAAATCACTGGCTGTGCTAACAGATATTGCCGACTTTTTAAACACTGGGGACCTACTGGAATTAGAAGACGGGTTAAAGCTTTTGGAAACACTAATGGCGGATCCCGGCAATATTCTAGAGCAGGCTCTTTCTCACTTAGGAGTAGGCGTAGATCAAATTCAGCTTCTTCTGCAGAAATGGTCGGGCTTCAATGAGGGATTACCGGATAGCGATCCGGGAAGCGAATTGCTCGATTCATTAACCGCAATGCTGGCGGGAATCGCGAATTTGCCCCAAAAACAACTAGCATCCAAGCTTGATGCAAACGACGCACAAGTAATTAAGGCTCTAAAACTTTTTGAGCTGATGTCCAAGTATGCGGACGGTTATGAATCAAAAAACTCAGCATCAATAAAGGAATCGATGCAGACTATTAACGAAGGGTTGACAGGTCTAATAAAACCTGACAAAGGAATGGCCCAAACGGAATATATCCAAAATCGTTTTACCCAGTTAGCTAAAGAGTTAAACCTAATGAATGCGAAAAAAGTAACTTTTTCAGAAGGTAATAGTTTCATAGAATCTAGCGCGTCCATAAAGAGCGAGGGACAAACAGGAGCTATCTCATTTCTTCCTCAAATGACGAAATCCGAGCAGTTGACATTGATGATGAATGGTCCAGATAAGCCAGTTTCTGCAGAACAATTAATCAAACAATTTGAGTCCATTCTTTCAAGGTCTCAATTCATGAACAGCGGCGGAACACAAAAGCTTTTCATAAAACTGTTTCCCGAACACCTCGGGAGCATCCGGATAGAGTTATTCCAAAAGGATCAGACGATGATGGCTAGAATCATTACAAGTTCTGGTACGGCAAAAGAAACATTAGAGTCACAGATTAATGGTCTTAAGCAGGCTTTTGCTGCACAAAACCTTTCAGTAGACAGGATTGAAGTTTCTCAGCAACAAAGCCAGCAGGAACGTTTCCTGAATAGAGATTCCCAACAGCAGCAAGAAAGACAGCCTGACAATAGGGAACGTGAAAAGAAGGAAGATAACGGGAACTTTAATCTTACCTTTGAGGAAGCACTGCTAAATACAGAAGCATAG
- the fliL gene encoding flagellar basal body-associated protein FliL produces the protein MKKNKLVMIMTVMLVAILLVGTVAVVAVMKLKAGDGEKEPSIEEVLEASVDIPEVTTNLASNDFIKISFKIETDGKKAKEELEKRDFQVKNLIIYELSEKKAEELQGKEGKKNLEETLKMKLNDLMQEGKIKKVYITGSLLQ, from the coding sequence ATGAAGAAGAATAAACTGGTTATGATTATGACAGTCATGCTGGTAGCCATCCTGCTTGTCGGGACAGTTGCAGTTGTAGCGGTCATGAAGCTTAAAGCTGGTGATGGTGAAAAAGAACCAAGTATTGAAGAAGTGCTGGAAGCTTCAGTGGATATACCAGAGGTCACTACGAACCTGGCTTCAAATGATTTTATTAAAATTTCATTTAAAATTGAAACAGACGGTAAAAAGGCAAAAGAAGAGCTTGAGAAAAGAGATTTTCAGGTCAAGAATCTGATTATTTATGAACTATCCGAGAAAAAGGCTGAAGAATTGCAAGGCAAGGAAGGCAAGAAGAACCTTGAAGAAACTCTCAAAATGAAGTTGAATGACCTGATGCAGGAAGGAAAAATCAAGAAGGTCTACATAACAGGTTCTCTCCTCCAGTAA